A part of Brassica rapa cultivar Chiifu-401-42 chromosome A05, CAAS_Brap_v3.01, whole genome shotgun sequence genomic DNA contains:
- the LOC117134270 gene encoding ankyrin repeat-containing protein BDA1-like, giving the protein MCTCLNVDKLRDWIYLWDPYKMDHRLFDAARSGDTTTLQLLLQEDPLLLDRFSMSSLENPLHVSAFSGQAAFTAEILRHKQDLALELNQQGFSPLHIASASGKIEVVKALLSFGQKHVLCRLKDKDGSIPLHCAVQRGRIEVMKELISYFPESLKEVNASLETPLHVAVKNNQVEATKLLLEEIKKRDMSERIVNMENREGNTILHLATLGKQLQASCFLFFTHHLHTSTY; this is encoded by the coding sequence atgtgtaCTTGTCTGAATGTGGATAAATTAAGAGATTGGATATACCTTTGGGACCCTTACAAAATGGACCACAGATTGTTTGATGCAGCTCGGTCGGGAGACACAACAACACTTCAGTTGCTCCTTCAAGAAGATCCTCTTCTTCTCGACCGTTTTTCTATGTCTTCTCTAGAGAATCCTCTCCATGTCTCAGCCTTCTCCGGCCAAGCTGCCTTCACGGCAGAAATCTTGCGTCACAAGCAAGATTTAGCTCTGGAGCTGAACCAACAAGGTTTTAGCCCTCTTCATATTGCTTCAGCCTCAGGGAAGATAGAGGTTGTGAAAGCTCTCCTAAGTTTCGGCCAGAAACATGTTCTCTGCCGCTTGAAGGACAAAGACGGTTCGATTCCTCTTCACTGCGCCGTGCAGAGAGGGAGAATCGAGGTCATGAAAGAGCTGATTTCTTATTTCCCCGAATCTCTCAAGGAAGTAAATGCTTCTCTTGAGACACCTCTTCATGTTGCTGTTAAGAACAATCAAGTGGAAGCTACGAAGTTGTTGCTTGAAGAGATCAAGAAACGTGACATGTCGGAGAGGATCGTTAATATGGAGAATCGAGAAGGCAATACAATCTTGCATCTTGCAACACTTGGGAAACAGCTTCAGGCAAGTTGTTTCTTATTCTTTACTCATCATTTACATACCTCTACATATTGA
- the LOC103866827 gene encoding uncharacterized protein LOC103866827, whose translation MLIGDDAILSGVDVNRQNRNWLTPKDILDVVIETEGGSVSEMYKVVQIFQTASANNARTGRQRLKRSHHTRNPIRMIKNHINDEINNSTLEQRETLMIVATLIATLTFTGGLQPPGAFKSEDANGGSNATNTTRATTSLGRTLDNIFGQRNSTAGQAIMADRRVHFTLYSAFNAIGFLVSVAMISQLTKGFPLRNWMRLCIISAVSTYSLAIVYLAPDEDVFWVVVLAAALLLVLRELYFFIKSLCNGIKKATSET comes from the coding sequence ATGTTGATTGGTGACGATGCAATACTCAGCGGAGTAGATGTAAACAGACAGAACAGAAACTGGTTAACACCAAAGGATATACTCGACGTGGTTATTGAAACCGAAGGAGGAAGTGTTTCTGAAATGTACAAGGTTGTTCAAATCTTTCAGACAGCTTCAGCAAATAACGCACGTACGGGACGTCAACGGCTTAAACGTAGTCATCATACTAGAAACCCTATTCGTATGATAAAGAATCATATAAACGACGAGATTAATAACTCCACACTCGAACAACGAGAAACGCTAATGATCGTTGCAACACTCATAGCCACACTTACATTCACCGGAGGTCTTCAGCCTCCAGGAGCTTTCAAGAGTGAAGACGCTAACGGTGGTTCAAACGCGACAAACACAACAAGGGCAACAACATCACTAGGCCGAACTTTAGATAACATTTTCGGACAAAGGAACAGCACTGCAGGACAAGCGATCATGGCGGACAGACGAGTTCACTTCACTCTCTACTCTGCTTTTAACGCGATTGGGTTCTTGGTTTCGGTGGCTATGATCTCTCAGCTCACTAAAGGGTTCCCTCTGAGAAACTGGATGAGGCTTTGCATTATCTCAGCTGTGTCTACGTATAGTCTTGCTATCGTCTACTTAGCACCAGATGAGGATGTGTTTTGGGTCGTGGTTCTTGCGGCAGCGTTGCTCTTGGTTCTTCGTGAGCTTTATTTCTTCATCAAATCGTTGTGCAATGGCATTAAGAAGGCAACAAGTGAAACTTAA
- the LOC103866829 gene encoding ankyrin repeat-containing protein BDA1 codes for MEKNPLMEAARKGDVEFLLRSTESDPTLLEVIVINGQETPLHVASMYGHLTFVKEMLNLREDLGRELNEDGFTPLHIAASMGHVEIVKELLEKLGGEICLIKGKERKIPLHYAAMRGRVCVLDELVSANPQSLEEVTARGETVLHLAVRFCQFDVFVALLECLKEFDKLCVLNKQDHGGNTVLHLAVQKRQFEVIDLLLGSRCSSNTLPRDFIEVNSLTSNGLTPLDVLLNFGGEPEDSEIHQLLLQAGAVRSIDHNTTQPATTTPSEESLMTHKQWLDYFKHKKDKVSPNEIRNVLLVIAILIATTTYQAALSPPGGIWQEDYYCIGRYCQESETKGNKTKPVYYAGTTIMGSKSWISYGIFIFLNSVGFFTSIELISLLTKGLPFYLELQVSLTALALTYGFAMAALSPNFGLGLFFMVISVVLPFAVAKIPSLIHKLAKKTRIYPLRRTTETTTS; via the exons ATGGAGAAGAATCCTTTAATGGAGGCTGCTCGGAAAGGAGATGTGGAGTTCTTACTCCGATCAACGGAATCAGATCCCACTCTTCTTGAAGTTATCGTCATCAACGGCCAAGAAACGCCGTTACACGTTGCCTCCATGTACGGACACTTGACTTTCGTCAAAGAAATGTTAAACCTAAGAGAAGATCTCGGAAGAGAGCTTAACGAAGACGGGTTCACGCCTCTGCATATAGCAGCATCAATGGGCCACGTTGAGATCGTTAAAGAGCTTTTGGAGAAGCTAGGTGGTGAGATATGTTTGATCAAAGGTAAAGAGAGAAAGATTCCTCTTCATTACGCTGCTATGAGAGGGAGAGTTTGTGTTCTTGATGAGTTAGTGTCTGCTAATCCTCAATCTCTTGAAGAAGTCACCGCTCGTGGAGAGACAGTGCTTCATCTCGCGGTTAGGTTTTGTCAGTTTGATGTGTTCGTTGCTTTGTTAGAATGTCTTAAAGAATTTGATAAGCTTTGCGTGTTGAATAAGCAAGATCATGGTGGGAACACGGTTTTGCACTTAGCTGTTCAAAAACGACAGTTTGAG GTGATTGACTTGTTGCTTGGCTCTAGATGTTCTAGTAACACACTCCCAAGAGATTTCATTGAAGTGAACTCTTTAACCTCAAATGGTTTAACACCTCTTGATGTGTTACTTAACTTTGGAGGTGAACCAGAAGACTCAGAGATTCATCAGCTCCTCCTCCAAGCAGGAGCTGTAAGATCTATAGatcacaacacaacacaaccaGCAACAACAACACCATCAGAAGAATCTCTGATGACACACAAGCAATGGCTTGATTACTTCAAGCACAAGAAAGACAAAGTCTCACCTAACGAAATCCGCAATGTGTTACTAGTTATCGCGATTCTGATAGCTACAACAACTTATCAAGCCGCGCTAAGTCCACCTGGAGGTATCTGGCAAGAAGATTATTACTGCATCGGTAGATACTGTCAAGAGAGTGAGACAAAAGGAAACAAGACCAAACCGGTTTACTACGCGGGAACAACTATAATGGGATCAAAGAGTTGGATTTCTTATGGCATTTTCATCTTCTTAAACTCGGTTGGTTTTTTCACTTCTATTGAACTTATCTCATTACTCACAAAAGGTCTCCCTTTCTACCTTGAGCTACAAGTTTCATTGACTGCTCTTGCCTTGACCTATGGATTTGCAATGGCTGCACTTTCTCCTAACTTCGGACTAGGCTTGTTCTTCATGGTGATCTCTGTGGTATTACCTTTCGCGGTAGCGAAAATCCCGAGTTTAATCCATAAACTTGCCAAGAAAACAAGAATCTATCCTCTCAGACGTACTACTGAAACAACCACCTCCTAA
- the LOC103866828 gene encoding LOW QUALITY PROTEIN: cyclin-U4-1 (The sequence of the model RefSeq protein was modified relative to this genomic sequence to represent the inferred CDS: inserted 2 bases in 1 codon) encodes MAELENPGVMPKLISFLSSLLERVSESNDLTRRVTTQSQSVSVFEGLSRPPITIQSYLERIFKYANCSPSCFVVAYVYLDRFTHRQPSLPINSFNVHRLLITSVMVSAKFLDDRYYNNAYYAKVGGISTKEMNLLELDFLFGLGFDLNVTPNTFHAYFSYLKKEMTLLQPXSLVLVPSRPVLTFNDEEASHQQQQQLAV; translated from the exons ATGGCTGAGCTTGAGAATCCAGGAGTAATGCCGAAGCTAATATCCTTCTTATCCTCATTGCTAGAACGAGTTTCCGAGTCCAACGATCTGACACGACGAGTCACGACTCAGTCGCAGAGCGTTTCCGTGTTCGAGGGACTGAGTCGACCACCCATTACGATACAGAGCTACCTCGAGAGGATTTTCAAATACGCGAATTGTAGTCCTTCTTGCTTCGTCGTGGCTTACGTTTATCTCGACCGCTTCACTCACAGACAACCTTCACTTCCCATCAATTCCTTTAACGTTCATCGTCTCCTCATTACCAGTGTCATGGTCTCTGCTAAATTTCTTGATGATCG GTACTACAACAATGCGTACTACGCGAAAGTGGGAGGGATAAGCACGAAGGAGATGAATCTTCTGGAGCTTGATTTCTTATTCGGGTTAGGTTTTGATTTAAACGTAACGCCAAACACATTCCACGCTTACTTCTCTTATCTTAAAAAGGAAATGACtcttcttcaacc ctctctcgTTCTTGTCCCATCAAGACCTGTCCTTACCTtcaacgacgaagaagcttctcatcagcaacaacaacaactcgcTGTTTGA
- the LOC103866831 gene encoding probable WRKY transcription factor 12 isoform X1 yields the protein MEGGGRRVVVNNYDLQQVTIQENMNFLIPFEETNVLTFFSSSSSSSLSSPSFPIHNSSSTTNTTHAPLGFPNNLQDGGPLGSKVVNDDQDNFRGVINNDAHSSSWWRSSSGSGESKNKVKIRRKLREPRFCFQTKSDVDVLDDGYKWRKYGQKIVKNSLHPRSYYRCTHNNCRVKKRVERLSEDCRMVITTYEGRHSHIPSDESNSPDHDCLSSF from the exons ATggaaggaggaggaagaagagtagTAGTTAATAATTACGATCTACAACAAGTGACGATCCAAGAGAATATGAACTTCCTCATTCCATTTGAAGAAACCAATGTCTTAACCTtcttttcttcctcttcttcatcttctctctcatctccttctttcccCATCCACAACTCTTCTTCAACCACTAATACTACTCATGCACCTTTAGGGTTTCCTAATAATCTTCAG GATGGAGGACCCTTGGGATCAAAGGTGGTTAATGATGATCAAGATAATTTTAGAGGTGTAATTAACAATGATGCGCATTCTAGTTCTTG GTGGAGATCAAGTAGTGGGAGTGGAGAGTCGAAGAACAAAGTGAAGATAAGGAGGAAACTAAGAGAGCCAAGATTCTGTTTCCAGACAAAAAGCGATGTAGACGTTCTTGACGATGGCTACAAGTGGCGTAAATACGGTCAGAAAATCGTCAAGAACAGCCTTCACCCCAG GAGTTATTACAGATGCACACACAACAACTGTAGGGTGAAGAAGAGAGTGGAGCGGCTGTCGGAAGATTGTAGAATGGTGATTACTACTTACGAAGGTCGTCACAGCCACATTCCCTCTGATGAATCCAATTCTCCTGACCATGATTGTCTCTCTTCCTTTTAA
- the LOC103866831 gene encoding probable WRKY transcription factor 12 isoform X2 yields MEGGGRRVVVNNYDLQQVTIQENMNFLIPFEETNVLTFFSSSSSSSLSSPSFPIHNSSSTTNTTHAPLGFPNNLQDGGPLGSKVVNDDQDNFRGVINNDAHSSWWRSSSGSGESKNKVKIRRKLREPRFCFQTKSDVDVLDDGYKWRKYGQKIVKNSLHPRSYYRCTHNNCRVKKRVERLSEDCRMVITTYEGRHSHIPSDESNSPDHDCLSSF; encoded by the exons ATggaaggaggaggaagaagagtagTAGTTAATAATTACGATCTACAACAAGTGACGATCCAAGAGAATATGAACTTCCTCATTCCATTTGAAGAAACCAATGTCTTAACCTtcttttcttcctcttcttcatcttctctctcatctccttctttcccCATCCACAACTCTTCTTCAACCACTAATACTACTCATGCACCTTTAGGGTTTCCTAATAATCTTCAG GATGGAGGACCCTTGGGATCAAAGGTGGTTAATGATGATCAAGATAATTTTAGAGGTGTAATTAACAATGATGCGCATTCTAGTT GGTGGAGATCAAGTAGTGGGAGTGGAGAGTCGAAGAACAAAGTGAAGATAAGGAGGAAACTAAGAGAGCCAAGATTCTGTTTCCAGACAAAAAGCGATGTAGACGTTCTTGACGATGGCTACAAGTGGCGTAAATACGGTCAGAAAATCGTCAAGAACAGCCTTCACCCCAG GAGTTATTACAGATGCACACACAACAACTGTAGGGTGAAGAAGAGAGTGGAGCGGCTGTCGGAAGATTGTAGAATGGTGATTACTACTTACGAAGGTCGTCACAGCCACATTCCCTCTGATGAATCCAATTCTCCTGACCATGATTGTCTCTCTTCCTTTTAA
- the LOC103866833 gene encoding uncharacterized protein LOC103866833: MQTPFLHLSKTFTPSPLPRQTTNLFSGLHNAPLATTISRRPRRIVAQQSHKPNDRNKGKVTLKGNKENIWSVDNEMAENEKRKRKPKGRRKGKRLGAGGRKGRVLVSGTMLIETETVLQTQEPVIKPIWRTFASSVSGIWKGVGAVFSPITAEMEPLEIGKKNESLYDCYTLSRIEALPSPGESSSEIQRKINWVTFNPHGEFFQNDDVLVDETGLLPKFESFNLKASDVMEEDSMGDEPGLVYFEDGSYSRGPVAIPVGEMSESNYYLTPTFKFEQCLVKGCHKRLRVVHTIEFANGGADIQIMRVGVYEEQWVSPSNYEDQSNNDAPLELKPFSQRKRTQPSELTGSWKVFEVSATPIYGEEDLDQSGETTPYVYLCTEALKRRNLPESSVSFGDEEMVDMQDVSVMWLPGGVTAYVDVKEDGVLCVGIGWYSDEGINLVMERDYGLDGNLKEVRSNTEVKRRWTEEPK, translated from the exons ATGCAAACCCCATTTCTCCATCTCTCCAAAACCTTCACTCCTTCTCCACTCCCACGTCAAACCACCAACCTATTCTCCGGACTCCACAACGCTCCTCTCGCCACCACAATCTCCCGGCGACCGAGAAGAATCGTCGCGCAACAGAGCCACAAACCAAACGACAGAAACAAAGGGAAAGTGACCCTAAAGGGTAACAAAGAGAACATATGGAGCGTCGATAACGAGATGGCCGAGAACGAGAAGCGCAAAAGAAAGCCAAAGGGGAGAAGAAAAGGGAAGAGATTAGGTGCCGGAGGAAGGAAAGGTAGAGTCTTGGTTTCGGGAACCATGTTGATTGAGACAGAAACTGTTCTTCAGACACAG GAGCCTGTGATAAAGCCAATTTGGAGAACGTTCGCGAGCAGTGTAAGTGGGATATGGAAAGGAGTAGGAGCTGTGTTCTCTCCCATAACAGCGGAGATGGAGCCTCTCGAGATAGGGAAGAAGAACGAGAGTCTTTACGACTGCTACACTCTCTCACGTATCGAAGCCTTGCCATCTCCTGGAGAGTCTTCATCTGAGATACAGAGAAAGATCAATTGGGTTACTTTCAATCCCCACGGAGAGTTTTTCCAGAACGACGACGTTTTGGTTGATGAGACTGGCTTGTTGCCAAAGTTCGAGTCTTTTAACTTGAAAGCTAGTGATGTCATGGAAGAGGATTCCATGGGAGATGAGCCTGGTCTTGTTTACTTCGAG GATGGGTCTTATTCCAGAGGTCCGGTTGCTATCCCTGTTGGGGAGATGAGTGAGTCTAACTATTACCTCACACCAACTTTCAAGTTTGAACAG TGTTTGGTGAAGGGTTGTCATAAGAGACTGAGAGTAGTACACACCATAGAGTTCGCCAATGGTGGTGCAGATATACAGATTATGAGAGTTGGTGTTTATGAAGAACAGTGGGTTAGTCCTTCAAATTATGAAGACCAAAG TAACAATGATGCACCACTGGAGTTAAAACCCTTCTCACAGAGGAAACGCACGCAGCCCTCTGAGCTAACAGGATCATGGAAAGTGTTTGAAGTGAGCGCAACTCCAATCTACGGAGAAGAAGACCTAGATCAAAGCGGTGAGACCACTCCGTATGTGTACCTATGCACAGAGGCTTTAAAGAGGAGGAACTTACCGGAAAGTTCGGTTTCCTTTGGAGATGAGGAGATGGTAGATATGCAGGATGTGTCTGTGATGTGGCTACCGGGTGGCGTGACTGCTTACGTGGACGTGAAGGAAGATGGAGTCTTGTGCGTTGGAATAGGATGGTATTCTGATGAAGGGATTAATCTTGTGATGGAGAGAGATTATGGTTTAGATGGGAATCTTAAAGAAGTTAGATCCAATACTGAAGTGAAGAGAagatggactgaagaacctAAGTGA
- the LOC103866834 gene encoding uclacyanin-2: MEMNGLSKMAATAFLLVLAIVPAAMAVTYTVGDALEWSSGVDYTDWVKGKTFRVGDILEFKYGSSHSVDVTTKAGYDNCDSSAATDNHSDGDTKIELKTVGTKYYICPTPGHCISGMKLAVTVVAASSGTPEAPTPPSSTPGTPSTPDSPPAAGTPPSTPDSPPASGTPATPTPPTSSPPPSGASKGVMSYVLVGASMVLGYGLWM, encoded by the exons atggaaatgaaTGGTTTGTCCAAGATGGCTGCAACCGCTTTTCTCTTAGTCCTGGCCATTGTCCCAGCCGCTATGGCTGTGACATACACAGTAGGAGACGCTCTAGAGTGGTCCAGTGGTGTGGACTACACAGATTGGGTTAAAGGAAAGACTTTCAGGGTTGGTGACATTCTAG AGTTCAAGTATGGTTCTTCACACTCGGTGGATGTGACTACCAAAGCCGGATATGATAACTGCGACAGTTCAGCAGCAACAGATAATCACTCCGACGGAGACACCAAAATCGAACTCAAGACAGTAGGAACCAAGTATTACATCTGCCCTACACCTGGTCACTGTATCAGTGGCATGAAGCTAGCAGTTACGGTCGTTGCCGCTTCTTCCGGAACCCCAGAGGCTCCTACGCCGCCGTCTTCAACTCCAGGAACTCCTTCCACACCAGACTCACCGCCGGCTGCCGGAACTCCTCCTTCCACACCAGACTCACCTCCGGCTTCCGGAACTCCCGCCACACCCACACCACCAACTTCTTCTCCTCCACCGAGTGGCGCCTCTAAGGGAGTGATGAGTTACGTATTGGTCGGAGCGTCGATGGTTTTGGGTTATGGTTTGTGGATGTAA
- the LOC103866835 gene encoding flavanone 3-dioxygenase 3 has translation MHVAYSLVSNNNKNGSKQKMEETKKSLLDDSFTSAMTLTNSGVPQVPDRYVLPPAQRPALGSSIGTRDDTTLPVIDLSLLHQPLLRSRAIHEINMACKEFGFFQVINHGIPSSVVKDALDAATQFFDLPVEEKMLLVSSDVHQPVRYGTSINHSTDKVHYWRDFIKHYSHPLSKWIDMWPSNPPCYKDKVGKYAEATHLLHKQLLEAISESLGLEKNYLQEQTEEGSQVIAVNCYPACPEPEVTLGMPPHSDFGSLTILLQSSEGLQIMDANKNWVCVPYIEGALIVQLGDQVEVMSNGIYKSVIHRVTVNKHVNRLSFASLHSLPLHKKISPAPELLDGNNAAAYGEFSFNDFLNYISSNNDFLQERFIDTLKKSSS, from the exons atgcATGTTGCGTACTCTTTAGTAAGtaacaataacaaaaacggaagcAAACAGAAAATGGAGGAAACAAAAAAGAGTTTGCTTGATGATTCTTTTACAAGTGCAATGACACTAACCAATTCAGGTGTGCCTCAAGTGCCTGACCGTTATGTTCTTCCACCAGCGCAAAGGCCAGCTCTTGGTTCGAGCATAGGAACTAGAGATGATACAACACTTCCTGTCATTGATCTCTCTCTTTTACACCAACCTTTGCTTAGATCCCGTGCAATCCATGAGATCAACATGGCCTGCAAGGAGTTTGGTTTCTTTCAG GTTATAAACCATGGGATACCATCATCAGTGGTTAAAGATGCCTTAGATGCAGCAACACAGTTCTTTGACTTACCTGTGGAGGAGAAGATGCTTCTGGTGTCATCAGACGTTCATCAGCCAGTAAGATATGGCACAAGCATCAACCATTCAACAGATAAAGTTCATTACTGGAGAGATTTCATTAAGCATTACTCACATCCTCTATCAAAGTGGATCGATATGTGGCCATCAAATCCTCCATGCTACAA gGATAAGGTGGGTAAGTATGCAGAAGCAACTCACTTGCTACATAAGCAACTACTAGAAGCTATCTCAGAAAGCCTAGGACTGGAGAAAAATTACTTACAAGAACAGACTGAAGAAGGCTCACAAGTCATAGCAGTGAACTGTTATCCAGCATGTCCTGAACCTGAAGTCACCTTGGGAATGCCACCACACTCGGACTTTGGCTCGCTGACCATCTTACTTCAGAGTAGCGAGGGACTCCAGATAATGGATGCCAACAAGAACTGGGTATGTGTGCCGTATATCGAAGGAGCTTTGATCGTTCAGTTGGGAGATCAAGTAGAAGTGATGAGCAATGGCATATACAAGAGTGTGATTCATCGTGTAACAGTGAACAAACATGTCAATAGGCTATCTTTTGCAAGTCTTCACAGTCTACCTCTACACAAGAAGATAAGTCCAGCACCTGAGCTACTCGATGGAAACAATGCAGCAGCCTACGGGGAATTTAGTTTCAACGATTTTCTTAACTACATCTCGAGCAACAACGATTTTCTACAGGAAAGATTCATCGATACACTTAAGAAGAGCAGCTCCTGA